A section of the Gloeobacter violaceus PCC 7421 genome encodes:
- a CDS encoding type II toxin-antitoxin system PemK/MazF family toxin, whose translation MRLTPDAMNGLDNESAVDALQVRSLALERFRKKLGKLPAKTMEEIAAAVAAAI comes from the coding sequence ATTCGGCTCACACCAGATGCAATGAACGGTCTCGACAACGAATCCGCCGTCGATGCGCTCCAGGTGCGATCACTTGCCCTGGAGCGATTTCGCAAGAAGCTGGGAAAGTTGCCTGCAAAAACTATGGAGGAGATCGCAGCAGCCGTCGCCGCTGCTATTTAA
- a CDS encoding calcium-binding protein, with amino-acid sequence MVTRERDPKTGKVTFKGTPGNDNIRVSNRRNTAGEVDGLLVIVLDAHGKECERFSLDREEFKDGLCIRGGAGDDIIQVDEDVEFDLELYGEEGNDLIIGGAGNDLIDGGPGNDRLYGGEGNDTIHGGDGDDLIDGGPGDDKLYGGAGNDKILGGPGNDLLDGGPGDDCLVGGPGDDILIGGEDNDRLFGGEGMDQLIGGTGKDIVHADLSDLPVQRGNDEQDTVHIDRG; translated from the coding sequence ATGGTGACCCGCGAACGCGATCCGAAAACTGGCAAGGTGACCTTCAAAGGGACGCCGGGCAACGACAATATCCGGGTGAGCAACCGGCGCAACACTGCCGGTGAAGTGGACGGCCTTCTGGTGATCGTGCTCGATGCCCACGGCAAAGAGTGCGAGCGCTTCTCTTTGGACCGCGAAGAATTCAAAGACGGCCTGTGCATCCGCGGTGGAGCGGGCGACGACATTATTCAGGTGGACGAAGATGTCGAATTCGACCTCGAACTGTACGGCGAGGAGGGCAATGACCTGATTATCGGCGGCGCGGGCAACGACCTCATCGATGGCGGCCCCGGCAACGACCGGCTGTACGGCGGCGAAGGCAACGACACCATCCACGGCGGCGATGGGGATGATTTGATTGACGGCGGCCCCGGTGACGATAAACTTTACGGCGGCGCGGGCAACGACAAAATCCTGGGCGGCCCCGGCAACGATTTGTTGGATGGCGGTCCCGGCGACGACTGTTTGGTGGGTGGCCCGGGCGACGATATTTTGATTGGCGGGGAAGACAACGACCGGCTATTTGGCGGCGAAGGCATGGACCAGCTTATCGGTGGTACGGGCAAAGACATCGTCCATGCCGATCTGAGCGACCTGCCCGTGCAGCGCGGCAACGACGAACAGGACACGGTGCACATCGATCGCGGCTGA
- a CDS encoding M14 family metallopeptidase, with product MHRQAVLFCALVGVHLLGSILLEQAMAAEPAGEWQTRAEATNYRRTSRYDEDIAYAQRLAAASPLVQLQLLGKSPEGRAIPVLVVSKDKAFTPEAARATGKDIVLVNAAIHPGEIPGKDAGFAFVRDLVISGKHAALLDGAILVFIPVFGVDGHERFGPYTRINQNGPEESGWRTTAQNLNLNRDFLKADTPEMRVWLNVFERYLPDLIVDTHDTDGADYQYNLTYGLETGASLDPALVAWQKVAFEGEIFPAVAGRGHVVSPYIILRDSKDVSKGITQDPSEPRFSTGYGALQNRPTLLVETHMLKDYKSRVTATYDLLVEIFAHLKRYPSELRTLVARVDEQTVARGRRYDPNFRYPLTFKLSEHSRPFQFQGFETTLELSAVSGSTWLRYEPTKPKTFTIPLFDEATVEKAVAPPLAYVVPVSLTEVIDKIKAHGLRHRTLDGPSTLTVETYEFSAPVWEAAPFEGRIRLKDFKLTPIRRQITYPAGSLVVPLDQRAANVAIHLLEPQGPDSLLQWGFLDAIFEQKEYAEAYVMEKMAREMLARDPKLKAEFERKVSEESAFAASPEARLEFFYRRTPYWDDRYNIYPIGRLTAPENLPK from the coding sequence ATGCATAGACAAGCGGTACTGTTCTGCGCGCTGGTCGGCGTGCATCTGTTGGGATCGATCCTACTGGAGCAAGCGATGGCGGCGGAGCCGGCGGGCGAATGGCAAACCCGGGCGGAGGCGACAAACTACCGCCGCACCAGCCGCTACGACGAAGATATTGCCTACGCCCAGCGCCTTGCGGCGGCTTCGCCGCTGGTGCAGTTGCAATTGTTGGGCAAAAGCCCCGAGGGCCGGGCTATCCCAGTGCTGGTGGTCTCCAAGGACAAAGCATTCACCCCCGAAGCGGCCCGGGCGACGGGCAAAGACATCGTGCTGGTCAACGCCGCCATCCACCCCGGCGAGATCCCGGGCAAGGACGCCGGTTTCGCTTTTGTGCGGGATCTGGTGATCTCAGGCAAACACGCGGCCCTGCTCGACGGGGCGATCTTAGTCTTTATTCCGGTCTTCGGCGTCGATGGCCACGAGCGCTTCGGCCCCTACACCCGGATCAACCAGAACGGTCCCGAGGAATCGGGCTGGCGCACCACCGCCCAGAACCTCAATCTCAACCGCGACTTTCTCAAAGCCGACACCCCTGAGATGCGCGTCTGGCTCAATGTCTTTGAGCGCTATCTGCCGGATCTGATTGTCGATACCCACGACACCGACGGCGCCGACTACCAGTACAACCTCACCTACGGCCTGGAGACGGGGGCGAGCCTGGATCCGGCGCTGGTGGCCTGGCAAAAAGTGGCCTTCGAAGGCGAAATCTTTCCGGCCGTGGCGGGGCGCGGTCATGTCGTCTCGCCCTACATCATCCTGCGCGACAGCAAAGATGTCTCCAAAGGCATTACCCAGGATCCTTCCGAGCCGCGCTTCTCCACCGGCTACGGCGCCCTCCAGAACCGCCCGACCCTGCTGGTGGAAACCCACATGCTCAAGGACTACAAAAGCCGGGTGACGGCCACCTACGACCTGCTGGTGGAGATTTTTGCCCACCTGAAGCGCTATCCGAGCGAGCTACGCACCCTGGTTGCCCGCGTCGACGAACAGACCGTCGCCCGCGGCCGGCGCTACGACCCGAATTTTCGCTACCCGCTGACCTTCAAGCTCAGCGAGCACAGCCGACCGTTTCAATTTCAAGGATTCGAAACGACCCTTGAACTGAGTGCTGTCTCCGGCAGTACCTGGTTGCGCTACGAGCCTACCAAACCGAAGACCTTCACCATTCCCCTGTTTGACGAGGCGACGGTCGAAAAGGCCGTGGCACCGCCGCTTGCCTACGTGGTGCCAGTCTCGCTCACGGAGGTGATCGACAAGATCAAAGCCCATGGGCTGCGCCACCGGACCCTGGATGGCCCGAGTACCCTCACCGTCGAGACCTACGAATTTAGCGCTCCGGTCTGGGAAGCCGCGCCCTTCGAGGGCCGCATCCGGCTCAAAGATTTTAAGCTCACCCCCATCCGGCGCCAGATCACCTATCCGGCCGGATCGCTGGTTGTCCCCCTCGACCAGCGCGCCGCCAACGTCGCAATTCATTTACTCGAACCACAGGGTCCCGACTCGCTCTTGCAATGGGGTTTCCTCGACGCCATCTTCGAGCAAAAGGAGTACGCAGAAGCTTACGTGATGGAGAAGATGGCCCGCGAGATGCTCGCGCGCGACCCGAAGCTCAAAGCCGAGTTCGAGCGCAAGGTTTCGGAGGAATCGGCCTTCGCCGCAAGCCCCGAGGCGCGGCTCGAATTTTTCTATCGCCGTACCCCCTACTGGGACGATCGGTACAACATCTACCCAATCGGCCGGCTCACCGCGCCGGAGAATTTGCCGAAGTAG
- a CDS encoding pyridoxal phosphate-dependent aminotransferase, whose protein sequence is MEISRRAALQGLSWWAGVAAVAPPALWAAEVRRVSSVQGVGVPAGTVRLLYNENPLGPSPLALKAASEALDGCNRYPMATVFSLLEGICALHGLSLASPGSAADLGALFEAFEASSVLLGAGSSEILQAVALAWGLDGGEFVEASPGYGAVGSAAQSMLGERVRRVAVPLTPEYRHDVEAMAGAVTPRTRVVVITNPNNPTGTALTLAEITRLADRLDPKTLLVVDEAYIDFAESPGVMSAMGLAASRPNVLVTRTFSKIHGLAGLRLGYAVASQPVRERLRPYLLNMLGVNTAVVAAAAASLADADYLMRSRQVAVAARTQLLAKLPEFGLKPVPGDAPFVWAKVQGDCGPLVQKLARADVLIAGGQRWQLPGYVRISTGLPAEMDMLFATLGAKA, encoded by the coding sequence GTGGAAATTTCGCGCCGCGCCGCGTTGCAGGGGTTGAGTTGGTGGGCTGGTGTAGCGGCGGTTGCCCCCCCGGCACTGTGGGCCGCCGAGGTGCGCCGGGTCTCCTCGGTGCAGGGCGTGGGCGTCCCGGCCGGCACGGTGCGCTTGCTCTACAACGAAAATCCCCTCGGGCCTTCGCCTCTGGCGCTCAAAGCGGCTTCAGAGGCGCTGGACGGCTGCAACCGCTACCCGATGGCGACGGTTTTCTCGCTGCTTGAGGGGATCTGCGCGCTCCACGGCCTGAGTCTTGCTTCGCCCGGCAGTGCCGCGGATCTCGGTGCGCTGTTTGAGGCTTTTGAAGCGAGTTCGGTATTGCTCGGGGCCGGTTCTTCGGAGATCCTGCAGGCGGTGGCCCTGGCCTGGGGCCTCGATGGGGGCGAATTTGTCGAAGCGTCCCCCGGTTACGGCGCGGTGGGCTCCGCCGCCCAGAGCATGTTGGGCGAGCGGGTCCGGCGGGTGGCTGTACCGCTCACGCCCGAGTACCGCCACGACGTGGAGGCGATGGCGGGAGCCGTGACCCCCAGGACCCGGGTGGTCGTCATCACCAACCCCAACAATCCCACCGGCACCGCCCTTACCCTGGCCGAGATCACCCGCCTGGCCGACCGCCTCGATCCAAAGACCCTGCTGGTGGTCGACGAAGCCTACATCGACTTTGCCGAGTCGCCCGGGGTGATGAGCGCCATGGGCCTTGCCGCGAGCCGGCCCAACGTGCTGGTCACCCGCACCTTCTCCAAAATCCACGGCCTGGCGGGGCTCAGGCTCGGTTACGCGGTCGCATCCCAACCGGTGCGCGAGCGGTTGCGCCCTTACCTGCTCAACATGCTGGGGGTGAACACCGCCGTTGTGGCCGCCGCCGCCGCTTCCCTCGCCGACGCCGACTACCTGATGCGCTCACGCCAGGTCGCTGTGGCCGCCCGTACCCAACTGCTGGCCAAACTGCCCGAATTCGGCCTGAAGCCCGTGCCCGGCGACGCGCCCTTTGTCTGGGCCAAAGTCCAAGGCGACTGCGGCCCGCTGGTTCAGAAACTGGCCCGCGCCGATGTACTGATTGCAGGCGGCCAGCGCTGGCAGCTACCCGGCTATGTGCGCATCTCCACGGGTCTACCGGCGGAGATGGACATGCTCTTTGCCACCCTCGGAGCGAAGGCGTAG
- a CDS encoding dihydrofolate reductase translates to MELIAVVAMDSRRLIGRGDGLPWHCPEDLSAFKALTWGQPLLMGRRTFESILARRGKPLPEREHYVLTARRGPSFPTVRYICSPDQALALPVERLFVIGGASVYAQTADQLDTLYLSLIPGLHTGDVFLPDLGNRWAVEIIEKFQTFKRWRLLRSPSVGFDWSQLVEGG, encoded by the coding sequence ATGGAATTGATCGCCGTCGTAGCCATGGACAGTCGCCGCCTAATCGGACGGGGCGATGGTCTACCCTGGCACTGCCCGGAAGATCTTAGTGCGTTCAAAGCACTGACCTGGGGCCAACCTTTGCTGATGGGCCGCCGAACCTTCGAGAGCATCCTCGCCCGCCGAGGCAAACCTTTGCCCGAGCGCGAACATTATGTGCTGACGGCCAGACGCGGACCGTCCTTTCCAACGGTCCGCTATATTTGCTCACCGGATCAGGCGCTTGCTCTGCCTGTCGAACGCCTGTTCGTGATTGGCGGCGCTTCGGTGTACGCCCAAACCGCCGACCAGCTAGATACCCTTTACCTGAGTTTGATCCCCGGCTTGCACACGGGCGATGTCTTCCTGCCGGACTTGGGAAACCGGTGGGCAGTGGAAATTATTGAAAAATTTCAAACCTTTAAACGTTGGCGCCTACTGCGCAGTCCTTCTGTGGGCTTCGATTGGTCCCAGCTTGTCGAAGGCGGCTAG
- a CDS encoding DUF2973 domain-containing protein, with protein MLLHLLYLLCFLLLGTLAFYTMATGWRQKQQGRANRIQPHPELLDRNGRVIKDSLLVVRVTPRDTDIRSRLEALYNRSPDDERRDR; from the coding sequence ATGCTGCTCCACCTTCTGTACCTGTTGTGTTTTCTCCTCCTGGGCACCCTGGCGTTCTACACCATGGCGACGGGCTGGCGGCAGAAGCAGCAGGGCAGAGCCAACCGCATTCAGCCCCACCCTGAATTGCTTGACCGCAACGGCCGGGTGATCAAAGACTCGCTGCTGGTGGTGCGTGTCACCCCCCGCGACACCGACATCCGCAGCCGCCTCGAAGCTTTGTACAACCGTTCTCCCGACGACGAACGCCGCGACCGCTAG